The following proteins come from a genomic window of Crassostrea angulata isolate pt1a10 chromosome 1, ASM2561291v2, whole genome shotgun sequence:
- the LOC128179456 gene encoding uncharacterized protein LOC128179456, translating into STTTEATTTSTTETTTTTTSTPETTSTTSTSTTTPSTTTTTQVPSTTTESSTTSTSTQPPTSTSTTTEATTTSTTETTTTTTSTPETTSTSTSTTTALPTSTSTTEAPTTSSTTLSSTASTSTESSSTSTTSTSTTTPSTTTTTQVPSTTTESSTTSTSTQPPTSTSTTTEATTTSTTETTTTTTSTPETTSTSTSTT; encoded by the exons agcaccacaactgaggccaccactacctcaacaacggaaacgactacaactacaacaagtactccagagacgacttcgacaa cttctacaagcaccaccacgccttcaacgacaaccaccactcaggttccatctacaacaactgaaagtagcacaacatcaacaagtacacaacccccaacgagtacaagcaccacaactgaggccaccactacctcaacaacggaaacgactacaactacaacaagtactccagagacgacttcgacaagtacgtctacaaccacagctttgccaacgagcacaagcacaactgaagccccaactacttcatcaacaacactgagcagcactgcaagtacaagtacggagagtagcagcacttctacta cttctacaagcaccaccacgccttcaacgacaaccaccactcaggttccatctacaacaactgaaagtagcacaacatcaacaagtacacaacccccaacgagtacaagcaccacaactgaggccaccactacctcaacaacggaaacgactacaactacaacaagtactccagagacgacttcgacaagtacgtctacaacc
- the LOC128178829 gene encoding uncharacterized protein LOC128178829 encodes TSTTTPSTTTTTQVPSTTTESSTTSTSTQPPTSTSTTTEAPTTSTTETTTTTTSTQETTSTSSSTTTALPTSTSTTEAPTTSSTTLSSTASTSTESSSTSTSTPSSTTTEAPSTTTEQMTTTTTPESTTASTSTTTPSTTTTTQVPSTTTESSTTSTSTQPPTSTSTTTEATTTSTTETTTTTTSTPETTST; translated from the coding sequence acaagcaccaccacgccttcaacgacaaccaccactcaggttccatctacaacaactgaaagtagcacaacatcaacaagtacacaacccccaacgagtacaagcaccacaactgaggcccccactacctcaacaacggaaacgactacaactacaacaagtactcaagagacgacttcgacaagttcgtctacaaccacagctttgccaacgagcacaagcacaactgaagccccaactacttcatcaacaacactgagcagcactgcaagtacaagtacggagagtagcagcacttctactagtactccatccagtacaacaactgaggctccttctaccacaaccgaacaaatgactactaccacaaccccagaaagtacaacagcttctacaagcaccaccacgccttcaacgacaaccaccactcaggttccatctacaacaactgaaagtagcacaacatcaacaagtacacaacccccaacgagtacaagcaccacaactgaggccaccactacctcaacaacggaaacgactacaactacaacaagtactccagagacgacttcgaca
- the LOC128177209 gene encoding uncharacterized protein LOC128177209 — MTTTTTPESTTASTSTTTPSTTTTTQVPSTTTESSTTSTSTQPPTSTSTTTEATTTSTTETTTTTTSTPETTSTSTSTTTALPTSTSTTEAPTTSSTTLSSTASTSTESSSTSTSTPSSTTTEAPSTTTEQMTTTTTPESTTASTSTTTPSTTTTTQVPSTTTESSTTSTSTQPPTSTSTTTEATTTSTTETTTTTTSTPETTST; from the coding sequence atgactactaccacaaccccagaaagtacaacagcttctacaagcaccaccacgccttcaacgacaaccaccactcaggttccatctacaacaactgaaagtagcacaacatcaacaagtacacaacccccaacgagtacaagcaccacaactgaggccaccactacctcaacaacggaaacgactacaactacaacaagtactccagagacgacttcgacaagtacgtctacaaccacagctttgccaacgagcacaagcacaactgaagccccaactacttcatcaacaacactgagcagcactgcaagtacaagtacggagagtagcagcacttctactagtactccatccagtacaacaactgaggctccttctaccacaaccgaacaaatgactactaccacaaccccagaaagtacaacagcttctacaagcaccaccacgccttcaacgacaaccaccactcaggttccatctacaacaactgaaagtagcacaacatcaacaagtacacaacccccaacgagtacaagcaccacaactgaggccaccactacctcaacaacggaaacgactacaactacaacaagtactccagagacgacttcgaca
- the LOC128178793 gene encoding uncharacterized protein LOC128178793, translating into TPESTTASTSTTTPSTTTTTQVPSTTTESSTTSTSTQPPTSTSTTTEATTTSTTETTTTTTSTPETTSTSTSTTTASPTSTSTTEAPTTSSTTLSSTASTSTESSSTSTSTPSSTTTEAPSTTTEQMTTTTTPESTTASTSTTTPSTTTTTQVPSTTTESSTTSTSTQPPTSTSTTTEATTTSTTETTTTTT; encoded by the coding sequence accccagaaagtacaacagcttctacaagcaccaccacgccttcaacgacaaccaccactcaggttccatctacaacaactgaaagtagcacaacatcaacaagtacacaacccccaacgagtacaagcaccacaactgaggccaccactacctcaacaacggaaacgactacaactacaacaagtactccagagacgacttcgacaagtacgtctacaaccacagcttcgccaacgagcacaagcacaactgaagccccaactacttcatcaacaacactgagcagcactgcaagtacaagtacggagagtagcagcacttctactagtactccatccagtacaacaactgaggctccttctaccacaaccgaacaaatgactactaccacaaccccagaaagtacaacagcttctacaagcaccaccacgccttcaacgacaaccaccactcaggttccatctacaacaactgaaagtagcacaacatcaacaagtacacaacccccaacgagtacaagcaccacaactgaggccaccactacctcaacaacggaaacgactacaactacaaca
- the LOC128177212 gene encoding uncharacterized protein LOC128177212 has translation MTTTTTPESTTASTSTTTPSRTTTTQVPSTTTESSTTSTSTQPPTSTSTTTEATTTSTTETTTTTTSTPETTSTTSTSTTTPSTTTTTQVPSTTTESSTTSTSTQPPTGTSTTTEATTTSTTETTTTTTSTPETTSTSTSTTTALPTSTSTTEAPTTSSTTLSSTASTSTESSSTSTTSTSTTTTSTTTTTQVPSTTTESSTTSTSTQPPTSTSTTTEAPTTSTTETTTTTTSTPETTSTSTS, from the exons atgactactaccacaaccccagaaagtacaacagcttctacaagcaccaccacgccttcaaggacaaccaccactcaggttccatctacaacaactgaaagtagcacaacatcaacaagtacacaacccccaacgagtacaagcaccacaactgaggccaccactacctcaacaacggaaacgactacaactacaacaagtactccagagacgacttcgacaa cttctacaagcaccaccacgccttcaacgacaaccaccactcaggttccatctacaacaactgaaagtagcacaacatcaacaagtacacaacccccaacgggtacaagcaccacaactgaggccaccactacctcaacaacggaaacgactacaactacaacaagtactccagagacgacttcgacaagtacgtctacaaccacagctttgccaacgagcacaagcacaactgaagccccaactacttcatcaacaacactgagcagcactgcaagtacaagtacggagagtagcagcacttctacta cttctacaagcaccaccacgacttcaacgacaaccaccactcaggttccatctacaacaactgaaagtagcacaacatcaacaagtacacaacccccaacgagtacaagcaccacaactgaggcccccactacctcaacaacggaaacgactacaactacaacaagtactccagagacgacttcgacaagtacgtct